The Lathyrus oleraceus cultivar Zhongwan6 chromosome 5, CAAS_Psat_ZW6_1.0, whole genome shotgun sequence genome includes the window tttcctaaactgtttgattcccgattccattgatcaattgaagcacttctagctcaaataaagagctgattttttgtatgtagacccttgtggacatatggagggccatggaaaagagtttcacccaaagaatcaaaaataaactgattttataccaaacccttgttttagggcaaaatgatcaagaactgattgcattgattgccaatggatctttctgagataattgtgaatcttcctaggccaatatgcctctctaatcatgacatggataagctcctctacttccaaccaaacatttcctgtttcaggtagccatgaaaccctaacTTCTGATTAcatccagatgaacactctgatagctttgaatccttcactgatgaactgaggatcataataagatacttggacccccatgagacccttgagacttgtatacttagaaaatgaagtccaattatcaatcttgctttgtgtgggctccttctgttaaggagtgatcgatcaaaacctgatcttcatgtcactaatgcagtatgcaatgagtatgacctaatatgatgctaatgaagtgtaaaacataatcccatgcttccaggaaaaatgaagggtaaattttggggtattacaatacattccccttgcataaccgaattccttacccagcatatctcttttcccctggttttatcgatgtttttccatccctttggggataaataaagttcaatggtgactctgttgtatgttcgagcgtgcgatatgttcgggtatatttccgctaaCTTCACCGTCGTCTGACCCGCAATTTCATTGTCAAAACCGACCTGAACCGACCCGTTCATTAATGTGTTGGGTTTGGTTGGTTTCGCGAGTtgtgtttcaaataaaaaatatattttttatgattctttttgttgattttaaaaaaaaatgtaaCACAACTTAATACAATCAGACTTATTTATAACATTCAAATTCAATAAAATACAtcatataatatctaataaaattcatGAACATGATATAACACTTTATAATAGTATAAGGTTCAACAAGACATACGATTTCCGTAAAATATATAAGTTGGTAatgatacaaaagaaaataagaaataCTACCTCCGTTCCTATTTGTAAGAGACAAATTGTAACTTTCTTTTGGTCCTTTTTATAAGAGACAcattataaaattaaattttattaattgaGAAATCTCATTTATACCCTTAGTAAACAAAATGCAATATTTATTATTCATTGGGCATTAATGTTTTGAAAAGAACGTGCTATGTATATTCCCCATACACATAATGGGTATCTAAAGCCAAACCTATTCAGTTTCCATTGATTTTAATGATTTGGAGGGAAAAAAATTCCCACTGGTTATAAAGGAGGGAACTACTACGAGTATCTTACTCATATTTCAAAGAAAACCATGAGTATGAACTCTCATCACACCTATGAAAGTAAGATTGAAAAATCTCATGAAAGAAAAGTGAAACAAAATTCTGATTTGAATAGGTTCCCCAACACTGAGGATCCATACGAAGGTAGCGATATTGTTGAAGAATCGGATATCGAGAGTGAGGAAGAAGGAAGACAACCAGTGATTAGAAAGAAGCTTAAAACATGGCACCAAAAAGAAGCAGAAAAAACAGAAGAAAATAATAGTGTTAAGCAGGAAGAAAAAGAAGCAGAAGAAAATAGCAATGTTAAACAGGAAGAAGAAGATGGCTTCGACCATGTACGTGAAGCTTTGAGGAATGAGGCTATGAATGTGCTCAAAATATATTTCTATGGAATCTAATGTAATGTAAATGTCATGAATTATGATTATGGTTTTAAGAAATGGTTTGTTACCGCAAAAATGATCGCGATAAAACGGTTTCGAAAGTTGCCGACGCGGTTTGTTATGATTAATGAGTAACTTTTGTTCTATTGTTTTACTACTGTGTTGTTTTCTTTTAATATAAATTGAATTTTTAGAATAGAATATAATTATGAAAATAAACTGCAAGTGCCATGGAGTGTTGTTTTGCACTATGAACCAAAATATAGTCTGTCGAAACATTTGCAGTTTGTGCCATGGAGTGTTGTTTTGACGATGCAGTTTGTGATAATTAACGAGTAGTACCTTATTTCTATTGTTTTTCATATGTTACTGCTAttgttgttttttttaataaaaatagatttttttaGAATAGAACATAGTAATGATAAGAATGAAGTATATAGTTGGAAATTCTTAAAAAGCATGCAGTATATATAACGTTCCAAAAAATAACACTACTAAATATTCTTATAATATTGCAGTATCATTAAGTATTCTTATAATATTGCATTCCATGTAAAAGAAAAAATTAAGAATCATAATTTTGAAGATATTCAGTGACTTCTTGTACCAGTGAAGAATCACAACTCATTTGAACCGGTATGCCACCTTGTTTATATAGCATGTCTTTCTTCATATGGGGAATTTTATACTTGTTAGATCCATTTATCTTCATTATTTCAATCATGCATGATTGAAGAGTGCTAAAAATTTTGTTGGATTGCACAGTAGAAAACTCATCAAATGCTTTTTGAACTGCACCAACAAGCTCATCAATTGACTTTACCGGTTCCTTTTGCTGTAAAGATTGAATGGCATTGAAAAAGCCTAAGTCTAAGACATTCAAATCTGGTGAATTAGGGGGTTGACATGTCAATTGAATATCAAACTCACTTTCACTTGCCGCACGACAAAAATCCGGATCATCTTTACTAATATGTGACCTTGCATTATCTTGCTGAATAAAGATTTTCTTCCCTACATCTTCTCTTGGCCACATGTTCTCAATGGCAGGTAGAACTTTATTGATCAAGTATGCTTTGTTCACCTCTCTTGTAACAGAAGCTATATGCTTTGTTTCTATTGTCCCCGCAACTCTGTTGACACTACTCCTTCTTGCGGGTTGTTCATACACAAAAGGAAATATACCAATTTTTCCAGAGTATGTCTCATTTTCTTCATTGTCAAACCTTGGTCTAGTTACTGCACATAAGAACATAACTTTACTTATAAAATTTTTGCTTTTACAGGTTCTATGTGGCTCTTCTTCATCCACATGCAAGTAATTAGTAACTTTATTCCTGGTAATATAAAACCACTTCTCATCGATGAACACAATATTATGCATAGAAATAAACTTCAGATCATGAGGTAAGCTATTTTTGTCAATCATCGACAAACAAAACCTTAAACGAGCAATCATGTTATCCTCTTTTAAATAAGGCTTAAGTGTGTTTGTATGCCGTCGTATCACTCCGACCTTATGCAACCTTACCAATGATGTCTTAGGAATATTTAGAGCACAAGCGAGAGATCGATAGGTTGACCGTTTTGATAATGGAACTTGACGCATTAACTCCAAATCTAATTGAACTCGTTTCCTTCCACAATTTTGTGTTCTATTATGACAAACATTACCTGTGTCCTTTAATTGTTTCCATATGCGATAAATAACACTTCTATGAACATTGTATGATGCCGCTACCCGTTCTACTACTCCAGTTCCAATTAGATTTCCATTAGCATCACTAGAGCAAAGCAATATTTGACATATAGCCTTTCTATCTTCGTTATTCAGGAAACCCCGTTTTTTAGAACTTTCACTTATCACCGACTCTGCAATAAATCATCAAAACGTATAATCAAAACACACAGTGGACTTTCATATATGTGTTGCTCAATCAAATTAATaaaaaactaaaagaaaaatGGTAGTGTATAAATATATTAATGGATATCATCATGTATATTACCATGCATATAACTATATATGTTAGCCAAGTATATTAACGTGTCACATAGTAATCAATATATAAAGAGATTGCTCACCATTTTCATCTGCCATGGACTTAATTCTAGTAGATGAAAACTAAATTTCTAGTATGATTGAAATGAAACACCAACTCTCTTTATATAAAAAAGACAAATATACTACCAAAATTGGTGGGAAGATTATTTTGGTTTTTAAAATTTGGTGGGAAGATGTATAAAAAAAATAGAGGGAAATTTAATTTGCATCTAATTTTTCACGATGAGAATGTGGAAAGCCAATTTTTTTGTTGTAATTATTTTTGGATAGAATAAATGCTGACCAATTTTTATTATATCAACATTTGGCTTAATTATAACATTAATACTACTAAATGTTTAACTTAGGGGTATTTTTGGAAGTACAAGTTTATTTttcagaaaaattaattaaaaaaaatattccTTGGTTTGTGTGATTTCTTATGTTTGTCTCTTACAAATAGGAACGGAGGTAGTAACATTTAATCTTAGAATTACTTAAGTTCATTGGTCTAGTAGTATTATTGGCGAAAAATAATTATTTTCAGAAAATTTATGGTTATTAGTTAGatattaattatatatttttatttaaaataataagaaattaTTAAAGTCACATCAATGGGTTGGGTCAATGGATTTATGAGTTGCAAAACTCAAACCTGGTACCCGAATCAAAACTATACAGATTATTGTGGGTTATATTGGATATACCTGTAAATGAATGGGTTCGGATAATTTATAGATTGAATTGAATTGGGTCAGTGAATTCGTGAGTCGATCCGCACCCATGAACACCCCTAACTATAACCAACATCATAGGACTGACATAGATTCCAAAAGACTTCACATTCAACACTATACCACAAGTCTTTTGAGCAATTATATCAGACCGACTATAAGCCAAATATAGAAAATGCTCAAACATTAAACCATAAGCGGTGAAAATCCCATTAAATTATCCATCTTATAAAAATCACCATACTTAAAGTTTAAGGTACACATTCATTCTATATTTCACTATATCACTTTTTATGGATTCAATCTAGAGTGTTAACCATTGAAGACTTGCACTACCACATCATTAATCTACTATTTCAATTAATCTACGATTCTTGAAAGGAATTATgatattttaattataatttacAATAATAAACTCAAATACTAgtaaaattaatataaattaataaatttaataCTAAATAAGTTCCTTAGCAAATCTAGCGTATTAACTCAAagtaaaatatatatatatatatatatatatatatatatatatatatatatatatatatatatatatataataaaaaaatattatttatatttatttgaATAAATCAATTTGGTGGGCAAATATTTTTTCATTCTATGGtttcaaaattttaaataaataaacTTTGAATAAAACCTAAGTGTTTCCAACGTATCGCTCAGATTACGATGATGGCATCTCCTATTGAGAGAAAAAAAACCCTAACATTACCGATTCAGAAGAGGTTTCACTTCCCACTCTTCACTATGATCTCATTTCAGGGAAACACCTTCTCCAATTTCGATGAGTCTCCAACTTCTGGAATTCTCTAAATATTCTTTGCCAGAAAACACTTTAAGCACTCATATGTTACCCGTATTTCTTATAAAAATAAATATGTCAAGtataaaatattatattattttaagTTTTTAGCAACATTAAAAAGTTTTTTAAAAATTTTATTATTGAATTATGAAATAAATGATCACTTATATTAAACATGAAGTAGTTTAAAATTGatgtatttttaaaaattgacacacatttatttttatataataatataaattaaaatatatgaatatatatTGTAAGGGTATAGGGCGAGTTGGGTACTAAGGTATCCATCCCCGCACTCATCCCCGCTAATTTAAATGGGTAATTACCCGAGCCCATGCTCGTACCCATGTATGCAGGTTTTTACCCTATCCGTTGTGAGTATTTTTGTGGGTacttgtcgcattacgcgaaaaaccggcgggagaacaagaacaacagagccgccaccgtgcgttatttattccaaaagagggaaaggaaacgctcagagtaaacctggaaagaacatggtctcgcgaccaaagagaatgggatcgggagtcggttatgcgaagggaaggtattagcacccctacgcatccgtcgtactcgacgggatccacgcacaaaaggaaggaatatggttgctaaaacactgctcaaacacacacacactggctgaaagagacacaagaaaacagactgaaactgaactcggcaggatatcgtatcctgggcctacttagtctatcaggcatagacatcagagtcgaaatagttcggactggggaaaagacacatgctcgctaggatgtcgcatcctatgcatacgtatcttctttggacgaaggagaatcagagcattcgtagctcggctgacacgcacacaaacaaacactggaaaaggcaaacgtggagcctgaatgccaatcactggacttacatcagcatctgaaccaaacaaaaccacactggaacccgaatgtcactcgatggacttacatcagcttccaaacacacaacaacacacacaaagggtggaggacacaaagggttgaaaaagaaaa containing:
- the LOC127081752 gene encoding uncharacterized protein LOC127081752; this encodes MADENESVISESSKKRGFLNNEDRKAICQILLCSSDANGNLIGTGVVERVAASYNVHRSVIYRIWKQLKDTGNVCHNRTQNCGRKRVQLDLELMRQVPLSKRSTYRSLACALNIPKTSLVRLHKVGVIRRHTNTLKPYLKEDNMIARLRFCLSMIDKNSLPHDLKFISMHNIVFIDEKWFYITRNKVTNYLHVDEEEPHRTCKSKNFISKVMFLCAVTRPRFDNEENETYSGKIGIFPFVYEQPARRSSVNRVAGTIETKHIASVTREVNKAYLINKVLPAIENMWPREDVGKKIFIQQDNARSHISKDDPDFCRAASESEFDIQLTCQPPNSPDLNVLDLGFFNAIQSLQQKEPVKSIDELVGAVQKAFDEFSTVQSNKIFSTLQSCMIEIMKINGSNKYKIPHMKKDMLYKQGGIPVQMSCDSSLVQEVTEYLQNYDS